Below is a genomic region from Rhizobium sp. 9140.
GAAGAAGCGGAAGGTGGGTATCTGCTCGCCGTCGTCGGCGACAAAGCTCATGGCCTTGCGCGCCTGGTCTATTTTCCGCACACCGTCGGGTGCGGCCGTCGAAGCGTGGAACGTGGCGATGGCCGCCATTCCGCGAACCGCCTGTTCCACCTTCGAAGCCCCGGTGATGAACTGCGCGGCCTTGCGCGCCATGTTCATCATGCCGATCAGCTGGTGGACGAGAAGCCTGTCGACCTCGTCCAGAAGCTCGGGGCCGGGCTTGGCCTCCGCCGTCTTCAGCGCCCGCGCAAAAAGCTTGCGCTTGATCGCCTTCTCCAGAACCGCGCGTTCGGCGGTGACCCAGCAGCCGCGTCCCGGCAACTGGCGTTTCAGGTCTGCAACCACCCGGCCGTCCGGCCCGGCAACGAAGCGGATCAGGCCGTCATCGACTGATGCGCTCATGCGGGTTACGATGCACATGCGCCCGTTCAGCGGCAAGTCGTCATCATCCCCGTGCGGCACGAGATCGGGGACGTTCGCATCGTCTGGTGCCATGTCTGGCTGGTTGGTCACGGAATTCATGAGAGATCAGGACGCGGCTTCCGCCTCGTCCTCCTCGCTCGCTTCCACTATTTGGAGTGCCTCGGTCTCACGTGCAAGGTCTTCTTCCGTAATCCAGCCCGCAGCCAAGCGTGCCTGAAGGATCATGGTTTCCGCTTCCGTGCGCGAAACTTCCAGCTTGGAGAACAGGCCCTCGAAACGCTTGGTCTCGCCGTCCTTGCGCTCCGACCAGCCGACGAGGTCGTCGGCGGCGCAGCCTGCGAAGTCTTCCATCGTCTTGATGCCGTCCTGGCCGAGCGCCACCATCATCTGCCCGGTCATACCGTTGATCGTGCGCAGTTCGTCAGCAACGCCGAGCGCCTTGCGCTTTTCGTCCATCTCGGCTTCGAGCTTGTCCAGATATTCGCGGGCGCGGGTCTGGATCTCGCTTGCGGTCTCCTCGTCGAAGCCCTCGATAGAGGCGATTTCGTCAAGCTCTGCATAGGCGAGTTCCTCGACCTGCGCGAAGCCTTCGGAGGCCAGAACCTGACCGACCATCTCGTCCACGTCGAGCGATTCCATGAAGAGGTTGGTGCGCTCGTTGAATTCCTTCTGGCGGCGCTCGGACTCTTCGGCTTCCGTCATGATGTCGATGTCCCAGCCGGTCAGCTGCGACGCGAGACGGACGTTCTGGCCGCGACGGCCGATGGCGAGCGACAGCTGCTCGTCAGGCACGACGACTTCGATACGCTCTGCGTCCTCATCGAGAACGACCTTGGACACTTCGGCCGGCTGCAGGGCGTTGACGATGAAGGATGCCGGATCCTGGCTCCACGGAATGATGTCGATCTTCTCGCCCTGAAGCTCGCCGACAACGGCCTGAACGCGGCTGCCGCGCATGCCGACGCAGGCGCCGACTGGATCGATCGACGAATCGTTGGAGATCACGGCGATCTTGGCGCGCGAACCCGGATCGCGGGCGACCGAGCGGATCTGGATGATGCCGTCGTAGATTTCGGGCACTTCCATGGTGAAGAGCTTGACCATGAACTGCGGATGCGTCCGCGACAGGAAGATCTGCGGACCGCGCTGTTCGCGGCGCACGTCGTAGACATAGGAGCGGACGCGGTCGCCGTAGCGCATGTTTTCGCGCGGGATCATCTCGTCGCGGCGGATGATGCCTTCGCCGCGGCCGAGGTCCACGATGACGTTGCCGTATTCGACACGCTTGACCGTGCCGTTGACGATCTCGCCGATGCGATCCTTATATTCGTCGAACTGGCGGTCACGCTCGGCTTCGCGAACCTTTTGGACGATGACCTGCTTGGCGGACTGTGCGGCGATACGGCCGAAATCCATCGGCGGCAGCGGATCGGCAATGAAGTCGCCGAGCTTGGCGTCCGGGTTGCGGTCGCGCGCCAGTTCCAGCGGGATCTGCGTGCCGTAGTCTTCGGCAACCTCGACCACTTCCAGGAGACGCTGCAGGCGGATCTCGCCGGTCTTGGAATTGATGTCGGCGCGGATGTTGCTTTCCGAGCCGTAGCGTGAGCGCGCCGCCTTCTGGATCGCGTCGGCCATGGCGGCCAGCACGATTTCGCGGTCGATCACCTTTTCGCGCGCGACGGCATCCGCGATCTGCAGAAGTTCGAGCCGGTTAGCACTGACTGCCATGGGGTAGGTCTCCGTAGGTCGAATAGTCCGGGTGGTGCCTCTCAGGCCACGCTCCAGAGGAGAAGCGCCGGCCGGGCGCGTGTCATTCCTGCGAAGGGGTCTCGTCGTCGCCGTCGAGCTCTTCGAAATTCTCGTTTGCCGCCTCGCGTGCGGCCTTGGCCTTCTTGTCGGCCGTCAGTGCATCGCGGATCAGCTCGTCCGTCAGGATCAGCTTGGCTTCGGCCAGCGCCGAGAACGGCACGACCACCGTCGGCGCCTCCTCCGGACCCGGCTGGTCGCGCTCGATGGTGAACCCGTCCGCGTCCGCACCCAGAATGACGCCGCGGAAGCGCTTGCGGTTCTCCACCAGAACCGAGGTCTCGCACTTGACGAGATGGCCGATCCATCGGACGAAGTCGCCCTTGCGCACCATCGGCCGGTCGATACCCGGCGAAGACACTTCGAGATGATACGCCTTGCCGATCGGATCGTCCACGTCGAGCACCGGCGAGATCGCCGAGGAAACCGCTTCGCAGTCTTCGACCGTCATCGTGCCGTCGGTCCGCTCGGCCATGATCTGCAGCGTCGCACCGTTCTGGGCCGAAAGCCGCACGCGCACCAGCTGGTAGCCCATGGGCATCAACACAGGCTCGATGATGTCGGCAACGCGGCGATCGATCCCGGTCTCGGTGATCAGGCGCGGTTCCTGCTGGATGTCTGCGGTGTCGATGTCGGACAAGCGATGTCTCCCGTCATGCATGTTCTGTCATGATGGTAATAAAAAAGAGCGGGTCCTGACGGGCCCACTCTTCATCAACCGATCAAGAATTTGAG
It encodes:
- a CDS encoding RNA-binding protein, producing the protein MNSVTNQPDMAPDDANVPDLVPHGDDDDLPLNGRMCIVTRMSASVDDGLIRFVAGPDGRVVADLKRQLPGRGCWVTAERAVLEKAIKRKLFARALKTAEAKPGPELLDEVDRLLVHQLIGMMNMARKAAQFITGASKVEQAVRGMAAIATFHASTAAPDGVRKIDQARKAMSFVADDGEQIPTFRFFTGEELDTLLGSNSFIHAAALAGQAGEGVVKRANMLERYRGEMSPRAFGDASQPTL
- the nusA gene encoding transcription termination factor NusA, giving the protein MAVSANRLELLQIADAVAREKVIDREIVLAAMADAIQKAARSRYGSESNIRADINSKTGEIRLQRLLEVVEVAEDYGTQIPLELARDRNPDAKLGDFIADPLPPMDFGRIAAQSAKQVIVQKVREAERDRQFDEYKDRIGEIVNGTVKRVEYGNVIVDLGRGEGIIRRDEMIPRENMRYGDRVRSYVYDVRREQRGPQIFLSRTHPQFMVKLFTMEVPEIYDGIIQIRSVARDPGSRAKIAVISNDSSIDPVGACVGMRGSRVQAVVGELQGEKIDIIPWSQDPASFIVNALQPAEVSKVVLDEDAERIEVVVPDEQLSLAIGRRGQNVRLASQLTGWDIDIMTEAEESERRQKEFNERTNLFMESLDVDEMVGQVLASEGFAQVEELAYAELDEIASIEGFDEETASEIQTRAREYLDKLEAEMDEKRKALGVADELRTINGMTGQMMVALGQDGIKTMEDFAGCAADDLVGWSERKDGETKRFEGLFSKLEVSRTEAETMILQARLAAGWITEEDLARETEALQIVEASEEDEAEAAS
- the rimP gene encoding ribosome maturation factor RimP, with amino-acid sequence MSDIDTADIQQEPRLITETGIDRRVADIIEPVLMPMGYQLVRVRLSAQNGATLQIMAERTDGTMTVEDCEAVSSAISPVLDVDDPIGKAYHLEVSSPGIDRPMVRKGDFVRWIGHLVKCETSVLVENRKRFRGVILGADADGFTIERDQPGPEEAPTVVVPFSALAEAKLILTDELIRDALTADKKAKAAREAANENFEELDGDDETPSQE